The Castanea sativa cultivar Marrone di Chiusa Pesio chromosome 4, ASM4071231v1 sequence ataccaaaatctctagaactatgtttataaaaatataatattttacttatattatagtaaatataaaagtttattataaaacattacctcaattcagaataaattattcatagttttagactttagtatcaaataaaagaaaaaaaaaacacaatataaaaaatagaaagcttagttgttcattgcatactaagaaaaaaaataatactaagaagttaatgtaaataagttaccattatgcctttacaaaaattcaaaaattacaaaactaaaaaaaaaaaaaaaaaaaaaaagcttttctctgtaccggccggtacgcccggtaccggccggtattacccgaaattggccggtatggccggtacgcggccggtacggccggtattttttccggtacaatatagaagtgtaccggtaccggtgcactgaccggtacggtacgtaccggccggtacggccggtaccggtacggtatcggccacactggGTGTTACCAATCACAAGAAGTAATTAAATActcatttatgatttttttttaaagaaaaagatttaaatACTTGTGTTGAAGTGCCACTAATAtaacttctccaaaaaaaaaaagtgccacTAATATAGAACATTAACTAATACTTATTTACCCCCCTCAAAAAACTAATACTTATTTACCCCctgaaaaaaaaactaatacttatttaagtgatatttaaatataaaaaggtaAGTTTTCATCTTAGGCTGCAAATTGTATTTAAGCGGCTCTGACTATTGTCAAACTATTGTTGTTTTGCTCTCTCTGCATACGTTCTTAGGTCCACTCTGCCATCTTTTTCTTAAGTGTATGATGAATGGCTTTCATTTGTACTAATAAGAGAAGTATGATAACCAAgttttatatgtattattttatgtgCATCATCAATTCCTTTTAATAATTTCTAGCATCTATTTACTTGGTTGCTGCTTTTCCTGGTTTAATTGCCTATTAATGTTTCTCCGATAACATTGGATTCTTGTCACTTATCAGAGTGTGTCTAAAATTCTTTTTTCGATATCGTGTTTGTGTGTTACAACATGGTCTATATGtatcttgtttttgtgtttggctTCTTTCTGTTCAATGTCTTCACTGCATGGGCTGgctgtcaaaaaaaaatccgaATATGTGAAATCATAATGTTGATCTGCACTATTCTATAGGTATTAAGGTGTCTGACACTGGCTTAGCTGCACCAAGCCAGTGGGATCTAGTATCTGATCAGCAATTGTTGAAGGAGAAGCCTCTGGAGGTGTGTATTTTGCTTATATAAGGTCCTCTTTGGCAATAAAGTGTTTGTAACAATCTGAGAAGAATTCTTTGCTTTGTCAACCAGGTGGCAAGATGCACACAGATCATCAGTCCAAACACTGAAGATGCCaaatatgttataaatttttgttatccTGGAAAGGTACACTTCAATTTGACCTTCACCTCATGTAGTACATTTTTTTGGAGGTGtttgaaatatgaaatttttcTTCACCCACCAAAACTAATACCACCATTTTTCAAGTTTTGTCTatctattttcatatttttcaagttatttttaagcttacattGTCCCTATCAgtgccttttcttttctattgttGAAATATGAACAAGTGggaaacatttttgtttttaaacttaaatGTTCAACTATGTTTTCTAATGATATCTGCATTTTGAATTGCTTCAGTGTCTTATATTTTATGCCCTGAAACAGATGGCGGGATTTTATATGGACATGGCATTTTAGCTTAAACATACTGAGCCTGAatcttaattttgtttattaacTCATTTAGTCATACATGAAACAATTGGATCTGATATAATTCTAATTTATTGACTGCAGTATGCTGTTGCTCTGGGTGACACAGTTTCCCCAACTGACATTGAAGAAGGCATGCGTGTGGGGTGAGTGTCTTATTTGTTACCTTCTCAGATTttactaaatattttgtatttttttgcaACCTTCTCTAGTTATTCCCTATTTATACATTCTTTCAACATAAATTGCATGGAGTTTGTCGCCAAGGGGAGGTCATTTATTACctttttgtattaaatttttatttatatgataCTTTGTATATGCTGTTGGACAGTAGCAATGAAAGACATTTAGGCTagtgtagacgactaaattcttagttcgaaataaatcaaacaagtaaaatagtttcacaaatatgaatttgtattgataaatgtgtggtacaattctctgtaattacaaaagagtgagcCTCTGATTCGAtttccttgaaagatttattgattggaattgtggtaatgtgattttgatttgaacataagatattcttcaatttagctgaggaatggatcgaagatctttgaaacggaattacaatgaatctctggctacgagcttgttagaaattctttgttcttcgtgttcttcgtgtgttcttcgtgtttgaaggtttgtggtggaaattcttcggtgctttagaggcttgattccgtagagctccgttgatttatggtttgttgaggtttctggaggcttttgagcttgattccagtgaactttgagatttggacgagtagtttggatgattttgcttcgaatgttgtctgtattcgaggttgaagttcttgaaattcttggaggctttggggtttgatcctggcagagcttctgggtttctgaactcaagatatcttcttccttctctctgtcctcttaaatgtcttaggaaggcttatATTTATAGGActttaggggtgggtgagcgacacgtggcggagtctgattggtgacacttgtcacagcttgattggtccgcttatgtcatcgcttacacgtgttggattgcttgtgtcatcgcttacacgtgcagggctgcttgtgtcatcgcttacacctgctgatgcagtttcatgcctttatttcaatgacacttggcaaatttctattggaatccgaatagtgatggcaaaacccaGAAGCAGTACGTAGCgccttgtaattggttgtattttgtggacttggtagtatgatgtgtcagcttgtgataggtcggaaatttttcctctctacaaatgccccctcgagactcgttcatgcacacagtttttagagtgtggtgaatgaatgagtcttgaaagaaaatggatttttttatacttgactcttctagtgaaatagttgaaggtggtggagcttttaacaggatgaagtaattgcagaagagtagacccacccatatgaaaggctttgatgagaccgagaaggggtctgccagtatttgaatgtactcgtgtgaccgagctttcacagcaaaggttaagtcaaagtaatttcagaagagtattttgaattgttggtggcgatcacagggtgttgaagatggagaagaggtgagaatgttggctgagtacagcatgcagagctctggagctagcctcttatttttaaggacttctggtgaagttatatctgaagggtatacttcggatcacagagagaacatgtgggagtgtggttgaatgtgcttgtgtTATCGCATCTctcaggttaagttgaggtaatttcagaagggatGCTGGacttgttgttgttgatggtgaaaaagatggtgatgaagcaaaGTGGATGGGTGAGACATACGACACCATGGCCCTGACCCCACATGTTGGGGACTCTCTGGCGTAGATGTCTTTGGGAAGTACACCTTCAgatgtgggactggctgcatgctgaatgaaGTTCGACGGCAAGTCGTTGAATGCGCATGTGTGACTGGACcatactgacggacattaagttgaagtaatttcagaagtatattttctgaaattcttcaagctgatcttaagttggagtaatttcAGAAAGTGTGCTTTGTGGTACCagcaatgatgacctttggaccccatgttggtggaaacatggaatAAGGCTTTGGTGACCAttcaccgacaccaaaggctaatttctgatgagctggtaccttggaggttatcacaagtgttggatgggagacaatttgtaggataccccaacacttttTACCATCTTCACCTAATGCAACTTTGTTGGGAAAgcacaacaaatgaaagattgagctaacttgtgatcttggttttagaaaccagccaagcTGCTGTTTGTTCCAAACCACTGCTTTtaatgggagaccaaacagttgaagagagactacggaagccctgtttttaggaacaggtgtctctgctggacttggatttcctggccAACCAATTTCACGGAAGCATGGAAGGTCGATGcagaccttgttatgaataactttatgaacaaatgtggtcattatgtgaggaaacaaaatttgtttgaatcctaaaacagtgatgatgttgtgagaagggttactactgaaccatgaaggggttgatttcaaactaattatgaagcgatcttggttgctaggtattgagaatgacgaggTCATAGTGAGAACTagctgtgagaaggaggatttgaaaatttgaaagaagcaaatcttcatttcacgactcagtgtatgtgtgttttttttttcttgatggatttagcggatccggcccttctatttatagcgaagagatgaagaacgGTATTTGGGTAGTTAAGAACGGCGGATGAGACTTTTTGGTGAGAACGGTGGATGGGAACGGTAGGCACCTAATGGGAATGTTAGCTCGGAGACTGGTAGGCACTGACGAAAATAATAGGTtgaagtagtgacccaatgtaattttaattttgagacatacttgtgagagttagtctgtttttgaaaggggagccttaatcaagtctggaggataattttgagggaatccagaccaaatggatggatctcaaattatgatcttgagagcttaaattttggacaccgctagtactttggagaagcggatgtagtttctaagtccaaaacaaatacctagatttcaaaatcaaaatctttgcaaaaacctgataggacaagttttgcttgaacatcttgatCTTCGGTCAAAGTTTACGTCAAAACCAAtagttgtagaatcacactatttgagcaattttggattctcaaatgaataaatagaccccgAAATTGGAAATTACGcaaaaaattgagcaagacaggtcaatcttaaaaattttgacttttggtcaaaatttgtgcaaaagtcaatttttttagaatttggactgttgtgcaattttcgagcctcggttgaagaaacagaccccaaaattggaaagtacgcgaaaaattggattgcttgtgtcatcgcttacacatgctgatgcagtttcatacctttatttcaatgacacttggcaaatttctattggaatccgaatagtgatggcaaaacctagcagcagtacgtggcgccttgtaattggttgtattttgtggacttggtagtatgatgtgtcagcttatGATAGGTCgagaattttccctctctacagcTAGTTTCTTGTATACGTGTGAGATGGATAGTATTAAAGAAACAGAACTTGTACTCCTTTCTATTTTTGGATTGACCTTTAGTCTATCATTGCAGAGTTGATGATCGCGGTAGTGGACATCGTATACAGATTCCCTTGCCTCCAAAAATTGATCCTAGTGTGACCTTGATGACAGTGGAGGAAAAGCCTGATGTGACATATAATGATGTTGGTGGGTGCAAGGAGCAGATTCAAATGATGCGGGAAGTGCGTATAGCATTGGTTTTTTTCATGTTATTTTTCATTCtgttatatttctttctttggtgTACATTATGTGCAACATAATAAGTGATTTCTTTGAgtccaaataacaaaaaaacataattagtGACTTCACATTCAGATATTAGAACTAGATACTGTTAGTATGTATGCCTTACtgattttgattgtttttcCAGGTTGTTGAGCTGCCCATGCTTCATCCTGAGAAATTTGTGAAGCTTGGAATTGATCCTCCTAAGGGTGTCCTTTGCTATGGTCCTCCAGGGACAGGTAAGACACTGTTAGCTAAAGCAGTGGCTAACAGAACTGATGCTTGCTTCATTCGAGTTATTGGGAGCGAGCTTGTTCAGCGATATATTTGGTATGGGTGCTAAGATGGTTCGAGAACTGTTCCAGGTTACTAATTGTGCATGTTCAGCAGTTTCAtaacttctcttttttattcatATGGTTTTAATTATACACTTATCATCTAACTAGTACTGCAATTTGCTGCAGATGGCACGTTCAAAAAAGGCgtgtattatattttttgatgaagtGGATGCAATTGGAAGTACACGTTTCGATGATGGTGTTGGTGGTGATAATGAGGTGCAGCGTACGATGTTGGAAATTGTAAATCAGCTTGATGGCTTCGATGCTCGAGGAAACATAAAAGTTTTAATGGCCACAAATAGGTTGGTTAATTACTATCAGGACCATTTTTCTGCTTGATGTTGTTACAACACTTACGGCACTTAAACAACCTTGTTTTTCACTTTAGAAATAGAACTGGTGTTTTATACACTAGCTTATGTTGTGGATTTCGATTGCCCCCTTTTTCAGGCCTGACACACTTGATCCTGCATTGTTACGTCCTGGACGATTAGATCAAAAAGTTGAGTTTGGCCTTCCAGATGTGGATGGTAGGACAAAGATATTTAAGAtccatgcaaaaaaaaatgaactgcGAACGAGATATAAGATTTGAACTTTTGGCTCGACTTTGCCCAAACTGCACTGGTAAGAACCATTTATTATGGATAGTCTTGCAAGGCACTGCTGTTTGTTATTTGTTCACTATGCCAAGGGTGTGTTATGGCATTGGTTTTCTGACATGAGTTTCTCTCTCAGGAGCTGAAATAAGGAGTGTGTGCACTGAAGCTGGCATGTTTGCCATCCGAGCACGTAGGAAATCTGTGACAGAGAAAGATTTCCTTGATGCAGTGGACAAGGTCATCAAGGGATACAAGAAATTCAGTGCAACACCCACGTACATGGTTTACAACTGATTAAGCTGTTATGAACCATAAGGTTCTGCTAGGATTATTTCATTCATCATTAGGCTGCATAGCTTGGAACAATTGTACTTATTAGGGAGCTTTCTCCATGTGAAGTTGTGAAAGTGTATCAAACCATGTTTTACTACAAATTTAAGCCGTTACTTCTGGAATCATTATAACTCACTGCTTTGAATGCGGATATCACTGACCATGcttcaaaattattttccatGAATCTAAGGTGTACATGGTGCCCTGTTTCAAAGAGATTATTATATGAGGAACCGGTGCAATTATGTACTCAATAGGTTATTGAAAGCTGTGCTTGAAAGCTTGTCCTCAAAATGTAAAATATGCTAATCTGGATGGAACCTTACCTCAAACTGTATAGGGCTTAGATGTAGTCTATGAAAATTTGTGAATTAATTTGTGATAAGATCAAATCAGTCTAAGGTAAATTATAATGAAGCCTCCCTAGTAATGAATTATCCAAAATTGAGaaatgcaacaacaattttgccACCAAAGCGGATTGCAACTCATCACATgtgctttctttctttagtcaaattgtttaaaaatccatttttaagaacttaaacttactttttttttttggaggggtgGGGGAGAAGGGTAGGTCTAAGATTAGAAAattgtatatttaaataattattcttGCTACTATATGTGAGAGGCGAGGATAATGAAATATAGCTAAAGtaattatttcttcttttttttaatataaattttaaatggaggaagaggatttaaattctaaacggttttcattaaaaacattAAGAAATATTACTtgactaagggtctgtttggaatttgcttattttactgaaaccgaaaactttttgctgaaagtactgataaaggtaaaatttagctgaaatagtacagtgagattcatgaatagtaacaaaaagtGCCAtaagacccatgaataatagcaaaaataagctgaatagtaaaataagttggcaaaaataatctttgccaaaCGGACACTTAGGGTCTGCTTGGGATccacttattttactgaaattaaaactttttgctaaaagtactatagataaaggtttaagttagctgaaatagtatagtgagatttatgaatagtataaaaaagTACAGtgaactcataaatagtagcaaaaataagttaaatggTAAAATAAGTTAGCTTTTTAAGATGAAGCCAAACGCACGCTTAGGTTTGGTTTGGATTTAGCTGAACGCGTCCAGCGTTCAGcatttctagtttttttttcttctttttttttgccgCGTTTCAAAAAAGCGGGAGACAAAATGCACAGCGCGCACAGTGTGTGTACTGTGCGCGCATTGTTCACGCactttttcagcaatttttttattaaaaataggtcccgcaATActtttcacacatttaaaaattattttgttatagtattttcagttttcagctgtattcaaacggacccttaaaTGTTGTAAAAACTAGGATAAATTATAATAACACTTTCCATATCAAGAAATGATAGTTCACTGTTCACCCCTCCATGGTCAAAATAATTCACATCTCACTCCCTTTCTCATAATTAGCACTAAAGAGTTGgaaattagagtttcaattattttgaacattttttttttatgaataattattttgaacATTTAGGACAGTGTCATTCATTGAAAATCATGTATCATAAGTctaattttttctcttcaatAGAATTAACTTGGGTCTGGTGCTTCTATACAAGCACATGCCACACAATCCTtgcccaattttttattatttagatgtttactctttttttttttttgataatcataTGTTTACAGATTTGTAGTATTAGTACTAGTCAATCCAAATATTATGAATCTATGATCGACAATAGTCGCCTAGCACGCCTTCTCCAAGTCTTCGAAGCTCCACTTTGTTATATAATCAAAAAGCTCATCAATCCCTCCGACCCCTACTCTTTCGTCCCCATTGTCTCACTCTCCAGCAAACCCAATCCCAATACAAAACTCTCAcagacaaaaacacaaacacctaaactacaaaaaaatctcctcatggaaaaagaaaaacccaataatATAAACTCAGCATTAACAACGTGTCAACAAGTCCCAAATCTTCTCTCCTCTTTCGTCGACACTTTCGTCGATTTCTCCGTCAGTGGCGGCCTCTTCTTACCAAATTACCAAAACGCCCCTCACTCTAATGCCCCTGTAGATAACCAAAATTACGAAAATGCCCTGAAAACTCGGTATCCTACTCCGCCGAGTCGACTCGTCGCGATCGGCGATCTCCACGGCGATTTGGAGAAGTCTAAGGAGGCGCTCCGTCTCGCCAATTTGATTAACAACTCCGGCGACTGGACCGGCGGGTCAACCACCGTGGTTCAGATCGGGGATGTGCTCGATCGCGGCGGCGATGAGATTAAAATACTTTACTTCCTCGAACGGCTTCGCCGGCAAGCGGCGAGAGCCGGCGGAGAAGTCATCACCATGAACGGCAACCACGAGATCATGAACGTGTGTAGAGATTTCCGGTGCGTGTCGAAATCGGGCTTGGAAGAGTTTAGGGTTTGGGCGGAGTGGTACCGTGTGGGTCAAGTAATGAAAACTCTCTGCGAGGGTTTGGAAAACCCTAAGAACATATTCGAAGGAATTCCTAAATCACTTTGCCGAGTCAATTACAATGATGATGAAGCTTTTGTAGAAGGAATCAGAGCAAGAATCGCCGCTTTACGACCTAGCGGTCCGATATCGGCGCGGTTTTTATCAAAAAACGCTACTGTTTTGGTCATCGGCGATTCAGTTTTCGTTCACGGTGGTCTCAAGCCGGAGCACGTGTACTATGGATTGGAGAAAATCAACGAAGATGTGAGAGACTGGATCAATGGATTGGGAGAAAATTACACGCTGAAGCATTTCGCTAGGAAGAAAGATGCGGTGGTGTGGATGAGGGATTTTTCGGATGATTCGAAGAAGAAATGTGATTGTTCAGCTCTTGAATTCTTGCTTAACACAATTCCGGGGGCGAGGAGGATGATAATGGGACATACAATTCAGAAGAATGGGATCAATGGAGCTTGTGAAAATCGGGCGATAAGGATTGATGTGGGGATGTCCAAAGGGTGCGGTAATGGGTTGCCGGAGGTTTTGGAGATTAGTGAGAATTTGGGGTTAAGGATTTTGACGTCAAACCCGCAGTATCAGAATAAGTATAAGGCTTATTTGGATAGTGAGAGGAAGGAAGGGCTTGGGTTGTTGATTCCGGAACAAGGACCAAAACAAGTGGAAGTGAAGGCTTAGGAGTTTGGGTAATCTAAACTTTTAACATAGACATACATGTAATTTTATATGTTGGAATTGATCATTGGAGCTTCATTTTGTGGGGTATATAATTGTGCAATTGTTATTGTAGGAAAAATTAGATGTAGAATACAGATTGTTGTGGCATTCCTTGTATTTGAATATAAGTTATACAACTATCTATTCAGAAGTTGCCACGGCGTTGTGATTATTTCAAGATTTGGAGTCCTGTTTCTGTAGTTTCTGGTTTTAATAAATTGTACTTTCTAAAAAATGCTTATGTcaataaattgttattagtttcaTGAATTCAGTTTTTCCATTGTAGCTGAATTATAGATCACTGGCCAATGTCTCACGACTTAAAGCTCTTTTACCATGATATGAGCCATACTACATATTGATAATTCAAATCTGTGTTTCTAGGTTAGCTTCATGAATTTGGTCTTGGCGTTCTGTATTATCAATGGTCGTACAATCTGTTAAACTATTTTTTAGCATAGCATAGCATATTCGCTTTAAAAGTGAAGCATGGCATCATCAGGAATAGCTGCTGTAATGACCCTTTTATTTGCCTatattatttcttgatttaatgatagcattctaaatatattttttgttcacacaacaacaaaaaaaaaaatctaaatatattgttatttgcTTTGAGTTTGACTCACGGGATTGCCTCtgcaatttatttttctgtttttattttttccatgttATTCTTCATTCTGTTATACTTCTGTCTTTGGTGTACATTATGTGCAACATAATGACTGGCTTCTTTTGgtccaaataacaaaaaaaacataatgagTGACTTCACATTCAGGTATTAGAACTAGATACAGTTGGTATATATGTATTCCTTACTGACAATGATTGTTCTTCTAGGTTGTTGAGCTGCCCATGCTTCATCCTGAGAAATTTGTGAAGCTTGGAATTGATCATCATAAGGGTGTCCTTTGCTATGGTCCTCCAGGGACGGGTAAGACACCGTTAGCTAAAGCAGTGGCTAACAGAACTGATGCTTGCTTCATTCAAGTTATTGGGAGTGAGCTTGTGCAGAGATATATTGGTATGGGAGCTAAGATGGTTCGAGAACTGTTCCAGGTTACTAGTTGTGCATGTTCAGTAGTTTCAAAACTCCTCTTTGTTATTCATATGGTTTTAATTATACACTTATCATCTCATTAGTACTGCAATTTGCTGCAGATGGCACATTCCAAAAAGGcatgtattaaaatttttgattaaGTGGATGCAATTGGAGGTACACAATTCGATGATGGTATTGGTGGTGATAATGAGATGCAGCGTACAATGTTGAAAATTGTAAATTAGCTTGATGGCTTTGATGCTCAAGGAAACATAAAAGTTTTAATGGCCACAAATAGGTCAGTTAAGTTGGTTACCTATCAGGACCATTTTTCTGCTTGATGTTATTTAAACACTTATGGCTCTTAAACAACCTTGTTTTTCACTTTATAAATAGAACTGGTGAtcacttttttttcctacttgTAAACTTCTAACAATAGAATACACTAGCTTATTTTGTGGATTTTGATTGCCCCCCTTTTTAGGCCTGACACACTTGATCCTGCAGTGTTGAGTACGATTTGAACTTTGCCCAAATTGCACTGTTGATAAGAACCCTTTATAATGGATAGTCTTGTGTGGCACTGCTGTTTGTTATTTGTTCATACTATTCCAAGGGTGTTTTAGGACATTGGTTTTCTGACATGAGTTTCTCTCTCAGGAGTTGAAATAAGGAGTGTGTGCAGTTGGCATGTTTGCCATTCGAGTCCGGAGGAAAGCTGTGACAGAGATTTCCTTGATGCAGTGGACAAGGTATTCAAGGGATAAAAGAAATTCAGTGCAACACCAAAGTACATGGCctacaactttttatttttttgagattggCCTACAACTGATTAAGCTGTTATGAGCCATAAAGTTCTGCTAGGATTATTTCATTTATCATTTGGCTGCATAGCTTGGAACCAGTTTACTTAGGTGGGTTTCTCCTTATGAAGCTGTGAAAGTGTATCAAACCATGTTTTGCTACAAATTTAAGCTGTGACTTCTGGAATCTTTGTAACTAAAAATTTGAATGCTTTGAATACGGAAATCACATTGGCCAtgcttcaaaattaatttacatGAATGTAAGGTGTACATGGTGCCCTCATTCAAATAGATTATATGAGGAACCTGCGCAATTATGCACTGAATAGGTTATTTAAAGTTGTGGTTGAAAGTTTGTCCTCTAAATGTTAAATATGCTAATTTGGATGGAACCTTACTTCTAACTGTatgggttttttcttttatagaacTGTATGGGGTTAAATGTATAGAGTGAAATTTGTGAATTAAATTGTGATAAGATTAAACCTAACTAAGGTAATGGTAAATTGTAATGAAGCCTCCTTAGTAATGAATTATCCAAAATTGAGAAATGCAACTACAATTTTGCAATCATGCGGATTGCGTCTCTTCCCATGCGCTCGACAAttcattactattattttttttggagaagagacAATCCATTACTAGGGGAGGCTTCTTTACAATTTACCTTAGTGTGGTTTGCCAACAATTTTTCCACCAAAaggctttctttctttattcaacTTGTGGGGGTGGGTTTGAATTCGATGTGAAGTTGTAACAATATCAGTAGCGGCtccagaatttttatttaagggaGTCAATAATTGCGGAGCCATGAATTTATTGACGGGGAGGCGTgagtaaaaagtaaaatatatattttttctatatatataactttcaCGTTATATACAACACAACTATATTGTAcaataatcataaaaaatattaacattcGAAAGATTGTTAAGACAACAATCATTGGATCCATAAACGAATAGAATTCAAAAactaatcatatatttttatcaaattaataataacttattatataattgatttttataagttatataaattgaataaaaaaaaaattaaataaataagaatagtaACACACTTAGGAGTAGGGTTGGGACTTGGGAGTAAGTgtgaaacta is a genomic window containing:
- the LOC142630218 gene encoding shewanella-like protein phosphatase 2, coding for MIDNSRLARLLQVFEAPLCYIIKKLINPSDPYSFVPIVSLSSKPNPNTKLSQTKTQTPKLQKNLLMEKEKPNNINSALTTCQQVPNLLSSFVDTFVDFSVSGGLFLPNYQNAPHSNAPVDNQNYENALKTRYPTPPSRLVAIGDLHGDLEKSKEALRLANLINNSGDWTGGSTTVVQIGDVLDRGGDEIKILYFLERLRRQAARAGGEVITMNGNHEIMNVCRDFRCVSKSGLEEFRVWAEWYRVGQVMKTLCEGLENPKNIFEGIPKSLCRVNYNDDEAFVEGIRARIAALRPSGPISARFLSKNATVLVIGDSVFVHGGLKPEHVYYGLEKINEDVRDWINGLGENYTLKHFARKKDAVVWMRDFSDDSKKKCDCSALEFLLNTIPGARRMIMGHTIQKNGINGACENRAIRIDVGMSKGCGNGLPEVLEISENLGLRILTSNPQYQNKYKAYLDSERKEGLGLLIPEQGPKQVEVKA